TGAGACCTTTATGTAtatccgcatcatcatcttcggtGGGAGACCCATAGAGTGGGATGGCGTCGAGTGAAATCACAGGATCTTCGTTGTGCTCACCACTGGCGCCGCTGAGATTATTTCCACTTGTCCGTTCTGTGCTTGCCACACGACTGTTCAACTGAAGGATTAGAGCATACATGCTCAACCATCTGAGCTATCGGGTTAGAAGGGAGAAAGCGACAAGGCTACAGAAGGAGCTTACATTCCCTGCCTGAATGGATCCTTCGATTCAGATTGCTTCAGGAGCCAGTCCAGGATATTTGGACGGAACATGATCTTCCAACTCCCTGGAAATTTCTGCTTTATCCAATCCTTTAACCACGCCAGGATGATGAGTGTGGCATCTGGGTCCCTAAGCATGAAGTCTTctgtgatgaggatgacacCACCATGAGGGAATAGGCGTTGGAAATACGTGGGGTGGTCAGCGTATTGTAGTGGCGTTCTTAAAGAAAGGCTCCAGAAGCTGACATTTCGATGGATCAGGTCCTTGATGAAAGGGAGGGCATGGTAATTCATAAAGCTTTCATGAGCCTTCACTGAGTCAGCGCAGCTGTTGGATTATTAGTAAATGGTACTTCCTGACTGACCAAGACAACCCCTTTGTGTATAGTGCGTGCAAATCTCTCCCAATCTTCCGGAAGGCGGTTTGAATAAGTCACAGCATTGTGCCTTCTCAGAAACTCATGCATAACTTCGTACTCTTCCTGCACTACTTCGGACCCGGCAGGAAACATCAAATAAAATACTTGAGCTTTCGTAGGTTTCTCAGCATCGTTCACAGTCGCCAGGAGATCATAAGTAACACCAAATTGTTCTTTGAAGACCGCATCCAGATCAAGAATATTCTCAGACGGCTGCGACGGCGATTTAACATTGCCTGCAATAGACTGAGCCATACTCGCGTCGTGCCTGCCGAGGCGAGGAAACCCAGGGGCTGCCTCTGGCGCTGTTCGAGCCTCAGAGGTTATAGGTGAAGTCTCGGTTGCTGCTTGCGGAGTTCTGTGTTTCGGCAATGGAACCTGCGATGTTGATAATAGTTCGCCGGTTTGTTGTGCGGGGTCCTGTACAGCTACATTCACAAGCTCTAATTCTCGCAAAGTGTTTTGGGGTGCCGCGTGCAAATTGTCTGCGCCAGAGTGTTGAGTTGATAATTCTGGGGTTACACTAGTTGTGTTTGTTGAGCCTAAGTGATTTGCTGCATCGGACGGTTTTGCCACGTCTGGCGCCGCAGATGCTTTTGGTAGCAAGACATCGCTATCCCTCGATATATGAATGGGATGGTTGGACATGTCATTGACAGGTCTCGCGGCTTCCGGAGCAGAAACATCAGGAACGCCCACAGAACGTGGCCGAGTAGCCAAAGCCCCGGTGGGAGTAGCTCTGCTTGGAGGATCTGAGGTATTTATGAGCGCGAAGGGTACTGGCTTGCGCGACCCAGCATGAAGCCGTTTCCTTTCACGCCGAGCAGTGATGGTGTCAAACCCTCGCAACTGGCTTCGGACTGCGACATTTAGGAAAACGTCCTCAGAGGTTCTAAAATGGGCAGAATCTGCATTGAGAAACGCAAAGTCTGACGACTTCGGGGAATAGGCAAGTAACACGTTCGACATTCTGCTGTCTGGAGCTGGATATGATATGGCCACAAGCTCATTGCGACGAAGTTCTTCCCCAATTCTGTAGATGCTCGGCTCTGTATCATCGAACCCTTCTAACCAAGCATCGGAGTACTTATGATTGTTTCTCTGATCCCGATCAGCAACAAGCGTTTCAACGGGAGTAAACAGAACCAGACCgcaaagcagaagaaggtaAATTTGAAAGAGTGTTCAGAGGAGCGAATGGGAAGAAAAGTCGGAAAAAATTGACTTACCGTGTTCTCACATAGGACATTATACTCTTCCAGGTTACACGTATGTTGAAACCAGATATTGATTCGGCTGCCCCTTTTGGTAGACATGAGCCTGCTTCGACTCTCAGGACTCAGACCGCATAGCCTGGCCGAACcgatttccttcttttcaAGGCCGTAATAAAGATAGACAAGGAGCTCACCCGGGTTCCAGAAGTACTGTTGTTGGCTCTTGACGATGTAGGCGCCCGGTTTTGGTTCCCTTGTTGGAAGCTTGCGTATCGGATAGTCTTCGAGTTCCTGGCGATGGATTGGGGGGATGGTATCGGGTTTCACACTGTCATGGCTTGCACACCAGCTATCTTGCAGTGGACGGGCCGGTATCCATGTATCCGCACCGCACGCTGGTCTGTATGTGTCTGGGATGCTGTCATTCGGCTTGTATGACCCATCCTGTACGCGTTTCGGTGAACTCAGGGCCCAATCCTCCCGAGTTTGGCTAATCTGGCCTTGAGTCTCATTATCCGAATCAAGGTCCATTGGCGAACTAACATCTTGCGATTGTGGATCCAAAGCACTGTCACTGATTCCATGTGACCCGTTGACGTTATTCGTGGCTAGTCTCCCCCAAGTAACCGACTTAGGAGAGCTCACATTATATAGGCCTAGGTTCACCAGACTTGCATTGGATTGCTTCGATGAATTAAGGTCGTGCGATCCAGCCTTTACGCTACTCAAGTCACTCTCATTTGGCGAGCTAACGTCATAAGTACCTAGCTTCGCCGACCTTGAGTCATCCCGCGTGGGTGAAACCACCTTATGAGATCCGAGCCTTGCGGTATTGGCGTCATTCTCCGTGCTAGGCCGGTTGACGCTGTACAGCCCTGTCTTTGTCGCGGTGAGCCCAGTCCTGGCTGGCCAGTCAGATGGTCGAATGAGTTGCAGCTTGTTCACATCAGGAGGTGGCTCATAAGTTTTCGCCTTCTCGTACTTCCATCTCGTCGACAAATTGAACAGCTTTGGCGTCTCAGAACTGTTCATCCTTTTCGGGCGCGTGGGAGCCGGAGCAGTTCCAAATAAAACAGGTGGAGGTGGTCTTTTTGGAAGTTGCTGAGTTTGTAGTTGCGCACTTCCTGTGCTGGCGTTCGTTCGGGGAGTTTGTCCGGATGAAGCCTTTGATCTGTCGACTTCGATATCATTGAAACCAGTATCACCAGGAATTCTTGGGTCAGGCACGTTATTACTCGAAGGACTCTCCGCAGCAGGATGACTTTGCGGGGCTCCGTCAAGACCCAGGCGTCTCCTCTTTGCGGCTCTCCTTTGCTTCCTGTCATGTTTCGCCCTCTCAAGGGCAGCTAGATGATTTTCAAAACTGACAAGATCGAATGCCGGACGCTTCCCTTCAGCAATTGAgtttttcttcttattcCAGTCGATCAATGTCTGTTCATTGCAAAAGGATTCGGGCGGTTCCCATGTGCATCTTTCAATAGGGTAATTGGCCCACTTCACCAAGTATTTGATACCATCGTCAAATTCGAGCTCAGCCAAGATAGTTTCAACTTCATACTCAGACTCCTGCTCACTGGGTGCAGTTGACGTAATCGagatatcatcatcgtcgctcATGTCGACATCAGGCTGAAATGGTCTTTCCTATCTGAGCATACAGAAGCGAGTTATGGAAATCTAGAGCGATGGCAATAAGACTAGAAGGGCCCAAAAGAATCGATATTAAGATGATCTGATAAAGGATGGCCGTAGTTCAATCCTGGTGAGAAGATGTCACGGAGAAGTTATAGAGTCTACCATGATGTTCTGAAGTCTCATGGGCTGTAAAGTATTTGGTCTTTTGGGTGTTTCAGACCATTAAGTAGAGAATCGAGCGGGAAAGAGAGGTTCGACCGAGAATACAACGGAAAATGCCACCGAGCACATCAGAGAAGGACCCTTTTTCTGAGTGGCTTCTTAAAGgacttttctttctgttcaACAGATGAGAAACCTTCAACCTCATTGcatcttctgctgcagatcAACGCAAACAACCTATGCAGCCTAGGTAGAGATAGTGGTCACGTGATATATTACTAGTCCCGAACAGGCAGCGTCAACTCGGCACCGCAACAAGCACGGGAAGCAGGAGGGAGACAAGGACGCTTTCATCCCCAGAGGCATCAGGATAACTCCTATCCTTCTTTCCACTTTGCTCTGTTTTCCCCTGTGAGTGTTACTTTTTCTCTGTGGCCTATTTTGCCTCTAGGCTGTTTATCGATTCTAGAACTGACCGTCTTACGCCCCCAGGGCTTTAATTTGGTCCCACTATCCCTTAGAGTTCCTCCAACCTCCAGTCGGCCACGTCGAATCTCCTCAGAATCTCCTTGTAGAGCGTCCTAGCTCACATACTACTTACCAACCATGGCTAACGATGAATATGATGTGAGTGACTCGTTTATCCATCGCTATCTGCTCCAAGATTTCCATTTCACTAATCTGAGCATCTGGGATAGTTTCTCTTCAAGGGTAATGTTGCCACTTTCCCCGCGCACTCGCCGCAAGTTTCATGTTTTCAGCAGCCTACTCCCCTCAAAAGAGCTCGTAACTAATCTGCGATGACCGTTTTAACAGTCGTCCTTATTGGCGATTCCGGCGTTGGCAAGTCCAACCTTCTGAGTCGATTCACCCGCAACGAGTTCAACCTAGACTCCAAGTCTACCATTGGTGTCGAGTTCGCAACCCGCTCAATCCAGGTGGACTCTAAGACAATCAAGGCGCAGATCTGGGATACTGCCGGTCAGGAACGCTACCGTGCCATTACATCTGCCTATTACCGTGGCGCCGTCGGTGCCCTTCTTGTGTACGATATCAGCAAACACCAGACCTACGACAATGTCAACCGCTGGTTGAAGGAACTCCGTGATCACGCCGACTccaacatcgtcatcatgctTGTCGGGAACAAGAGTGATTTGAGACACCTTCGCGCCGTGCCAACAGATGAGGCTAAGCAATTTGCGAGTACGTTTGTTGTCCAGGCAGCTCCTCAGGGATTGATTTACTGACATCTGCTCGGAACACAATAGGCGAGAACAACCTCTCTTTCATCGAAACATCTGCGCTTGACGCAAGCAATGTTGAGCTTGCTTTTCAAAACATCCTCACAGGTTCGCTCCCTCTATTCATGACCCCTTGTCCCACTGGACTCACATGTTGCTAGAAATTTACCGCATCGTCTCCAGCAAGGCTTTGGATAATGGTGACTCCGGACAAGCCCCCCTCAGCAGCGGCCGCACGATTGAAGTCAGCAAGGCTCCGGATACTGAGTCGAAGCAAGGCTGCTGTTAAAAATCGCTGAATTTGCTGCTGTAAAGGAAGCCACGCCTGTCGGAACGACTTTTTACTCTGCAATGTGATAATTGAATGGTCTtgatctttctttttgtctgTTACTTAGCCTCCACGGATATGATACACAAGAGGAATGTTGGGAATGGCAATTCAGGGACATGGGCACTGTAGGCGATCATTACTCCCAGGACATTATTTTGTCGACTTCTTCTatccccccctttttttgTCCTTATTCGCCCTAACTACGAAATTgactcttccttcttctggtcACTTTCCCTTTTCTGCCCTTGTCTTTCACGGCTGTTTTTCGTTAGATTCCTCATCCCTTCCCGTTCGCTTGTCCTTGGCATGACAATGATGGTCGCTTTGAAGGTTGTGCTGGTCACAGgcgtcgatgaggatgggTGGGTTGTATGCAATCATTGGTCAGGCGATATGGATTCAAATGGTCATTGCAACGTTACCTCACAATTCTCTACTATTGTTTTCACCAAATATTGATTATCGGGGCATTTTGAA
The DNA window shown above is from Aspergillus fumigatus Af293 chromosome 1, whole genome shotgun sequence and carries:
- the rab11 gene encoding Rab family GTPase; this translates as MANDEYDFLFKVVLIGDSGVGKSNLLSRFTRNEFNLDSKSTIGVEFATRSIQVDSKTIKAQIWDTAGQERYRAITSAYYRGAVGALLVYDISKHQTYDNVNRWLKELRDHADSNIVIMLVGNKSDLRHLRAVPTDEAKQFASENNLSFIETSALDASNVELAFQNILTEIYRIVSSKALDNGDSGQAPLSSGRTIEVSKAPDTESKQGCC